The Echinicola rosea genome has a segment encoding these proteins:
- a CDS encoding glycoside hydrolase family 57 protein: MRTICFYFQVHQPYRLKPYRFFDIGEDHHYWDDFANKSIMRKVAEKCYLPMNALLLELIEKYHGQFKVSFSLSGVFMDQMEEYAPDVLESFQKLVATGHVELLNETYAHALSALKSKDEFHDMVRAQQEKVKKLFNGYTPKVFRNTELIYSDVIGEMVAELGYEAILTEGAKHILGWKSPNYVYCNAIEPKLKVLLKNFRLSDDIAFRFGEKAWADWPLTTDKFVNWINQIPQEEEVINLFMDYETFGEHQWAESGIFEFMRHLPDAVLHQSNFTFSTPSAVVEEASPVGKIHVPVPISWADEERDLTAWLGNDLQDEAFDRLYDLEPMVRQSKDPQIQKDWKYLQTSDHFYYMCTKFFSDGDIHAYFSPYESPYEAFINFMNVLSDFMLRLKKEQNVSITEK, from the coding sequence ATGAGAACCATTTGTTTTTACTTCCAGGTACACCAGCCCTATCGGCTAAAGCCTTACCGATTCTTTGACATTGGCGAAGATCACCATTACTGGGATGATTTTGCCAACAAAAGCATTATGCGAAAAGTAGCCGAAAAATGCTACCTGCCCATGAATGCCCTCCTGCTGGAATTAATTGAAAAATACCATGGCCAATTTAAGGTCAGCTTTTCCTTGTCGGGGGTATTTATGGATCAGATGGAAGAGTATGCACCAGATGTGCTGGAGAGCTTCCAAAAACTCGTGGCCACCGGCCATGTAGAGCTGCTCAACGAAACCTACGCCCACGCACTTTCGGCATTGAAAAGCAAAGATGAATTTCACGACATGGTGCGCGCCCAACAGGAAAAAGTCAAAAAGCTCTTTAATGGATACACTCCTAAAGTATTTCGAAACACAGAATTGATCTATTCGGATGTTATAGGAGAAATGGTGGCCGAACTGGGCTATGAAGCGATCCTAACAGAAGGTGCCAAGCATATCCTCGGCTGGAAAAGTCCCAATTATGTGTATTGCAATGCCATCGAGCCTAAACTAAAGGTACTCCTGAAAAACTTCCGATTGAGTGATGATATCGCTTTCCGGTTTGGGGAAAAAGCCTGGGCGGACTGGCCACTTACCACGGATAAGTTTGTCAATTGGATCAATCAAATCCCCCAGGAAGAAGAGGTCATCAATTTGTTTATGGACTATGAGACCTTTGGTGAACACCAATGGGCAGAAAGTGGAATATTTGAGTTTATGCGCCACCTCCCGGATGCAGTACTCCACCAATCAAACTTCACCTTTTCTACACCATCAGCGGTAGTGGAAGAAGCCTCCCCAGTCGGTAAAATCCATGTGCCCGTGCCCATCTCCTGGGCAGACGAAGAGCGGGACCTTACCGCGTGGCTGGGCAATGACCTCCAAGACGAAGCTTTTGACCGACTCTATGACCTGGAACCAATGGTCAGGCAGTCCAAGGATCCACAAATCCAAAAGGACTGGAAATATCTCCAGACCAGTGACCACTTCTATTACATGTGTACCAAATTCTTCTCTGATGGAGACATTCACGCTTATTTTAGTCCTTACGAAAGTCCATACGAGGCGTTTATAAATTTCATGAATGTGCTGAGTGATTTTATGCTAAGGCTAAAAAAAGAGCAAAACGTATCCATTACGGAAAAATAA
- the nqrF gene encoding NADH:ubiquinone reductase (Na(+)-transporting) subunit F encodes MSSVIITSIVAFTLIILLLVFILLFAQSKLVATGDVNIIINGDESNPVVTSAGSTLLSTLGGQKIFLPSACGGGGTCAMCKCTVEEGGGEVLPTEVGHLSRAEQQSNVRLSCQVKVKQDMKIRIPEEIFGIKKWECEVVSNYNVSTFIKEFKVKLPEGENLDFESGGYIQIDVPEITVNFKDFDIAPHPELEHPEDVYQSDWDKFGLWDLVMKNDEELFRAYSMANHPAEGNIIMLTIRIATPPWDRANNKWMDVNPGVCSSYVFSRKPGDKVTISGPYGEFHINPTDREMIYIGGGAGMAPLRSHIFHLFHTEKTNRKVSYWYGGRSKKELFYVPHFRDIENDFDNFRFHIGLSEPLPEDNWKIKKDLEDKEGDGYVGFIHQVLYDNYLKDHPEPDEVEYYLCGPPLMNSAVLKLLDDMGVPKENIRFDDFGG; translated from the coding sequence ATGAGTTCAGTAATTATTACGTCAATTGTAGCATTTACTTTGATCATATTGCTACTTGTTTTTATTCTGCTGTTTGCACAGTCTAAGCTGGTAGCAACAGGAGATGTGAACATTATCATCAATGGAGACGAATCCAATCCTGTGGTGACTTCTGCAGGGTCCACATTGCTCTCTACCTTGGGTGGACAGAAGATCTTCCTTCCTTCAGCCTGCGGTGGCGGTGGTACATGTGCCATGTGCAAGTGTACGGTCGAAGAAGGTGGAGGAGAAGTGCTTCCAACTGAAGTAGGACACCTCAGCCGAGCTGAGCAGCAAAGCAACGTGAGGCTCTCCTGTCAGGTGAAGGTGAAGCAGGATATGAAGATCCGCATTCCTGAAGAAATCTTCGGTATCAAGAAGTGGGAATGTGAAGTGGTATCAAACTACAACGTTTCTACATTCATCAAAGAATTTAAAGTAAAACTTCCGGAAGGGGAAAACTTGGATTTTGAGTCCGGTGGATATATCCAGATCGATGTTCCTGAGATTACTGTTAACTTTAAGGACTTTGACATCGCCCCTCACCCAGAGTTAGAGCACCCTGAAGATGTGTATCAGAGTGATTGGGATAAGTTTGGACTGTGGGATTTGGTGATGAAGAATGATGAGGAGCTATTCCGTGCATACTCCATGGCCAATCACCCAGCAGAGGGAAATATCATCATGCTGACCATTCGTATTGCTACCCCTCCATGGGACAGGGCTAATAACAAGTGGATGGATGTGAATCCAGGTGTATGTTCCTCTTATGTATTCTCGCGTAAGCCGGGAGATAAAGTGACGATTTCTGGACCTTATGGTGAATTCCACATCAATCCTACTGATAGAGAAATGATCTATATCGGTGGTGGAGCTGGAATGGCACCGCTGAGATCGCACATTTTCCACCTTTTCCATACTGAGAAGACCAATCGAAAAGTGTCTTACTGGTACGGTGGTAGATCGAAGAAAGAATTGTTTTATGTACCTCACTTCAGGGATATCGAAAATGATTTTGATAACTTCAGGTTCCATATCGGACTGTCTGAGCCACTTCCGGAAGATAACTGGAAGATTAAGAAGGATCTGGAGGATAAGGAAGGAGATGGCTATGTGGGCTTTATCCACCAGGTATTATATGATAATTACCTAAAGGACCATCCTGAACCAGATGAGGTGGAGTATTACCTTTGTGGACCTCCATTGATGAACTCGGCAGTGTTGAAGCTGTTGGACGACATGGGCGTTCCGAAAGAAAATATCAGATTTGACGACTTCGGTGGTTAA
- the murQ gene encoding N-acetylmuramic acid 6-phosphate etherase, which translates to MKTTESSSNYDNLEEMSVAELISNMNKEDQTVPLAVEKSLPAIEDLIERIVERMAKGGRLFYIGAGTSGRLGILDASECPPTYGVSHDMVIGLIAGGDTAIRKSVEKAEDDPDQSWQDLKANGVKDLDTVIGIAASGTTPYVIGGVRTARENGLLTGCITCNEGSPLAKAAEYPVEVIVGPEFVTGSTRMKSGTAQKLVLNMISTSVMIKLGKVKGNKMVNMQLSNQKLVERGTRMIMDATGLEEEQAKERLLKFGSVKDALDDWKQE; encoded by the coding sequence ATGAAGACAACAGAAAGCAGTTCGAATTACGACAATCTGGAAGAAATGAGTGTTGCTGAGCTCATTTCCAATATGAACAAGGAAGATCAAACCGTTCCTTTGGCGGTAGAAAAATCCTTGCCAGCGATTGAGGATTTAATTGAAAGAATAGTGGAGCGCATGGCCAAGGGTGGTCGGTTGTTTTATATCGGTGCCGGTACGAGTGGCCGGTTGGGGATCCTGGATGCCTCCGAATGTCCTCCTACTTACGGGGTCTCACATGATATGGTGATTGGACTCATTGCTGGTGGGGATACAGCTATTAGGAAGTCAGTAGAGAAGGCGGAGGATGATCCCGACCAGTCTTGGCAAGACTTAAAGGCCAATGGAGTGAAGGATTTGGATACGGTAATCGGCATCGCTGCATCAGGTACCACGCCATATGTGATCGGTGGGGTAAGGACTGCAAGGGAAAACGGATTGCTTACTGGGTGCATTACCTGTAATGAAGGATCGCCACTGGCCAAAGCCGCCGAATATCCTGTGGAAGTGATCGTGGGGCCGGAGTTTGTGACGGGCAGTACTCGTATGAAATCAGGTACGGCACAGAAGTTGGTGCTCAATATGATCTCTACATCCGTAATGATCAAGCTCGGAAAAGTGAAGGGCAATAAGATGGTCAATATGCAATTGTCTAACCAAAAACTGGTGGAGCGCGGTACGCGGATGATCATGGATGCCACCGGATTGGAAGAAGAGCAAGCCAAGGAGAGGTTGCTAAAGTTCGGATCGGTAAAAGATGCCCTTGATGATTGGAAGCAGGAGTAA
- the accD gene encoding acetyl-CoA carboxylase, carboxyltransferase subunit beta: MAWFKRKDAGIKTSTKEKKDTPDGLWFKTPKGNIIHTRELKSNAYVCPDDDYHVKIGSKEYFEILFDNNKFQELDENMISGDPLDFVDSKPYTSRIEATISKTGLKDAVRSAVGKLDGQDIVVACMDFGFIGGSMGSVVGEKIARAIDHSLKNNIPFLMISKSGGARMMEAGFSLMQMAKTSAKLALLAEAKIPYISMLTDPTTGGVTASYAMLGDFNIAEPGALIGFAGPRVIRETIGKDLPKGFQSAEFVQEHGFLDFIVDRRQLKSRLSTLLRLLKN, encoded by the coding sequence ATGGCTTGGTTTAAGAGAAAAGACGCAGGTATAAAGACCTCAACAAAGGAGAAAAAGGATACACCAGATGGACTCTGGTTTAAAACTCCCAAAGGAAATATCATTCACACCCGAGAGCTGAAAAGCAACGCTTATGTTTGTCCGGATGATGATTATCATGTAAAAATAGGCTCAAAGGAATATTTTGAAATATTGTTTGACAACAATAAATTTCAAGAGCTAGATGAAAATATGATCTCAGGTGACCCCTTGGATTTTGTGGACAGTAAGCCCTATACTTCCCGTATAGAAGCGACCATTAGCAAGACCGGCCTGAAAGATGCCGTGAGGTCTGCAGTGGGCAAGCTGGACGGCCAAGATATCGTAGTGGCCTGTATGGATTTTGGGTTTATCGGTGGATCGATGGGCTCTGTGGTGGGTGAGAAAATCGCCCGGGCCATAGATCATTCCCTGAAAAACAACATTCCATTTTTAATGATATCCAAGTCCGGTGGGGCCAGGATGATGGAAGCAGGCTTTAGCTTGATGCAAATGGCGAAGACTTCTGCGAAGTTAGCGCTACTTGCAGAGGCGAAGATTCCGTATATTTCCATGCTGACAGATCCGACTACAGGTGGGGTGACGGCTTCCTATGCCATGCTGGGTGATTTTAATATCGCAGAGCCCGGCGCTTTGATTGGTTTTGCAGGGCCGCGTGTAATCCGAGAGACGATCGGTAAAGACCTCCCAAAAGGCTTCCAAAGTGCGGAGTTTGTACAGGAGCATGGCTTCTTGGATTTTATTGTAGATAGAAGACAGCTGAAATCCAGATTGTCCACCTTGCTGAGGTTGTTGAAAAATTAA
- the rlmN gene encoding 23S rRNA (adenine(2503)-C(2))-methyltransferase RlmN — protein MKTGEKKDIRKLSLEELQDFFLSEGDKKFRANQVYDWLWNKSLKNFDDMTNISLSTREMLKANFTINHVKVDLMQHSNDGTIKNAVKLYDNKIVESVLIPTSKRITACVSSQVGCSLDCNFCATARLKRMRNLNPDEIYDQVVAIKEEAEKYFQRPLTNIVFMGMGEPLLNYTNVIDAIDKITAPEGLGMAPRRITLSTVGIPKIIKKMADDEVKFNLAISLHSAINSTRSRLMPINDKSPVEDLAEALIYWYQKTQRKVTYEYVIWDGINDDEEHALALAKFCKHIPSKVNIIQYNPIDEGEFRQASQEAVDMYVRILENRGIVAKVRKSRGQDIDAACGQLANKNEVAEI, from the coding sequence ATGAAAACGGGTGAGAAAAAAGATATCAGGAAATTGAGCTTGGAAGAACTCCAAGACTTCTTCCTATCTGAAGGGGACAAAAAGTTCAGGGCCAACCAAGTATATGATTGGCTATGGAACAAGTCATTGAAGAATTTTGATGACATGACCAACATTTCCCTGTCCACCCGTGAAATGCTGAAGGCCAATTTCACCATCAATCATGTCAAGGTGGATCTGATGCAGCACTCTAATGACGGTACCATCAAAAATGCCGTCAAACTCTACGACAACAAAATAGTGGAGTCTGTGCTAATCCCAACTTCCAAGCGGATCACTGCCTGTGTTTCATCCCAAGTGGGCTGTAGCCTAGACTGTAATTTCTGTGCGACTGCCCGGCTGAAAAGAATGCGAAACCTGAACCCAGATGAAATCTATGACCAGGTCGTCGCCATCAAGGAAGAAGCGGAGAAATACTTCCAACGTCCCCTGACCAATATTGTCTTTATGGGAATGGGCGAGCCTTTGCTAAACTACACTAATGTCATCGACGCCATTGACAAGATCACCGCTCCAGAAGGACTTGGCATGGCACCGAGAAGGATCACGCTTTCCACGGTAGGGATTCCTAAGATCATCAAAAAAATGGCCGACGATGAAGTAAAATTCAACCTGGCCATCTCCCTCCACTCCGCTATCAACAGCACCAGAAGCCGCCTGATGCCCATCAATGACAAAAGTCCGGTAGAGGACCTGGCGGAAGCCTTAATTTACTGGTACCAGAAGACCCAACGCAAGGTCACTTATGAATATGTAATATGGGACGGCATCAACGACGATGAGGAACATGCCTTAGCCTTGGCAAAATTCTGCAAGCACATTCCTTCCAAGGTCAACATCATCCAGTACAATCCCATCGATGAAGGCGAGTTTCGGCAAGCTTCCCAAGAAGCGGTGGACATGTACGTGCGTATTCTCGAAAACAGAGGTATAGTCGCCAAAGTCAGAAAATCCAGGGGCCAGGACATCGATGCAGCATGCGGCCAACTTGCGAACAAAAATGAAGTCGCTGAAATATAA
- the clpB gene encoding ATP-dependent chaperone ClpB produces MDFKQFTIKSQEAIQKAAELCMAEQQQAIEPAHVLKGILSEDESVVDFVFKKLGVNKKLVSQKLEEIIQSFPKVSGQQPYLSNAGNQALTKAKGYLKTFGDEFVAVEHLLLGILSGSDKSAQLLKDQGVTEKGLIEAIKELRQGNKVTDQNAEAKYRSLEKYSKNLNELAKKGKIDPVIGRDEEIRRVLQILARRTKNNPILLGEPGVGKTAIVEGLAQRIVSGDVPENLKSKTLISLDMGLLVAGAKYKGEFEERLKAVIKEVTDSDGEIILFIDEIHTLIGAGGGGEGAMDAANLLKPALARGELHAIGATTLKEYQKYVEKDKALERRFQAVMVDEPDAADAISILRGIKDKYELHHGVRIKDDAVISAVELSQRYISDRFLPDKAIDLMDEAAAKLRMEIDSLPQELDELNRRIMQLEIEREAIRREKNKDKEAVLSKELAELSEKRQAVKAKWESEKAVIMGIQREKENIDKFKLEAEQAERAGDFGKVAEIRYGKISESEQKLESFKQQLQEMQEGSPLLKEEVDAEDVAAVVAKWTGIPLSRMLESEREKLLHLEDELGKRVAGQQEAIAALSDAVRRSRAGLQDPKRPIGSFIFMGTTGVGKTELAKALAEYLFNDDNAMVRIDMSEYQERHAVSRLVGAPPGYVGYDEGGQLTEAVRRKPYSVILLDEIEKAHPDVFNILLQVLDDGRLTDNKGRVANFKNTIIILTTNIGSQLIQEQFAAIEDWNKEQVMEDTKKEVFELLKQSVRPEFLNRIDETIMFEPLNREITRKIVDIQWKEIQHRLAESGIEIDATKEVLDYLGEVGFDPQFGARPLKRTMQRLVLNELSKQILSGYIKNDAAVLVDLDADKQVYFKNVEDVEV; encoded by the coding sequence ATGGATTTTAAGCAATTTACAATCAAATCGCAGGAGGCTATACAAAAGGCCGCTGAGCTTTGTATGGCTGAGCAGCAGCAGGCCATTGAGCCGGCTCACGTGCTAAAGGGCATCCTTTCTGAAGATGAAAGTGTGGTTGATTTTGTTTTCAAAAAGCTGGGCGTCAACAAGAAGTTGGTTTCCCAAAAACTGGAAGAAATCATCCAATCCTTTCCAAAGGTCAGCGGGCAGCAACCGTATCTTTCCAATGCAGGAAATCAGGCCTTGACTAAAGCCAAAGGGTATTTGAAGACCTTTGGAGATGAATTTGTGGCGGTCGAGCATTTGCTGCTGGGAATTCTTTCCGGTAGTGATAAATCTGCCCAGTTGCTCAAAGATCAAGGTGTAACCGAAAAAGGGCTGATCGAAGCCATCAAAGAATTGAGACAGGGGAATAAAGTTACTGACCAAAACGCAGAAGCAAAATACAGGTCTCTTGAGAAGTACTCCAAAAACTTGAATGAATTGGCCAAGAAGGGTAAAATTGATCCAGTTATTGGTCGCGATGAAGAGATCAGGAGGGTGTTGCAGATTTTGGCAAGAAGGACCAAAAACAACCCCATCCTACTGGGTGAGCCGGGTGTAGGTAAGACTGCGATAGTCGAAGGGTTGGCACAGCGGATCGTTAGCGGTGATGTACCGGAAAACCTAAAGTCCAAAACCCTCATATCATTGGACATGGGGTTACTGGTGGCAGGTGCCAAGTACAAGGGGGAATTTGAAGAGCGATTAAAGGCAGTGATCAAGGAGGTGACCGATTCTGATGGGGAGATCATCTTATTTATCGATGAGATTCACACCTTGATCGGAGCCGGTGGTGGCGGAGAAGGTGCCATGGATGCTGCTAACTTGCTGAAGCCTGCTTTGGCGAGGGGTGAGCTGCATGCCATTGGAGCGACGACACTCAAGGAATATCAAAAGTACGTCGAAAAAGATAAGGCCTTGGAAAGAAGGTTTCAGGCAGTAATGGTGGATGAACCGGACGCTGCGGATGCCATTTCCATCTTAAGGGGTATCAAGGATAAATATGAGCTTCACCATGGAGTGAGGATCAAGGATGATGCGGTTATTTCGGCTGTAGAGCTTTCGCAGCGGTACATTTCGGACAGGTTCTTGCCTGATAAGGCCATTGACCTGATGGACGAGGCCGCTGCCAAATTGCGAATGGAGATAGACTCCCTTCCGCAGGAGCTGGACGAGCTGAACAGGCGGATCATGCAGCTGGAGATCGAGCGGGAAGCCATCCGTCGTGAGAAAAACAAAGACAAGGAAGCCGTGCTGAGCAAAGAACTTGCCGAATTGTCCGAGAAGCGCCAAGCCGTAAAAGCCAAATGGGAAAGTGAAAAAGCTGTAATTATGGGCATCCAGCGTGAGAAGGAAAATATCGATAAGTTTAAACTAGAGGCAGAGCAAGCAGAACGAGCAGGGGATTTTGGAAAGGTAGCTGAGATCCGTTATGGAAAAATCAGCGAAAGTGAGCAAAAGTTAGAGTCATTTAAGCAGCAGCTGCAAGAAATGCAGGAGGGCTCGCCCTTGCTGAAGGAGGAAGTGGATGCCGAGGATGTGGCTGCCGTGGTGGCCAAGTGGACGGGAATTCCTTTGTCCAGAATGCTCGAAAGTGAGCGGGAAAAGCTCCTTCACTTGGAGGATGAACTAGGCAAACGAGTGGCTGGTCAGCAAGAGGCCATTGCAGCGCTCTCCGACGCCGTGCGTAGGAGCCGGGCAGGACTGCAAGATCCTAAACGGCCGATTGGATCCTTCATTTTCATGGGAACCACTGGTGTGGGTAAGACAGAATTGGCCAAGGCCTTGGCAGAATACCTCTTCAATGATGACAATGCCATGGTGAGGATTGATATGTCCGAGTACCAGGAAAGGCATGCTGTCAGTAGGTTGGTCGGAGCGCCTCCCGGTTATGTGGGCTATGATGAAGGTGGGCAGTTGACCGAGGCCGTCAGGAGAAAGCCCTATTCGGTTATCCTGTTGGATGAGATCGAAAAAGCCCATCCCGATGTGTTCAATATCTTGCTGCAAGTGCTGGATGATGGTAGGCTAACAGATAATAAAGGTCGGGTGGCCAATTTTAAAAACACCATTATTATTCTCACTACCAATATCGGTTCGCAGTTGATCCAAGAGCAGTTTGCTGCCATTGAGGACTGGAACAAGGAGCAGGTGATGGAGGATACCAAGAAAGAGGTATTTGAGCTATTGAAGCAGTCTGTCCGTCCGGAATTTCTGAACAGGATAGATGAAACGATCATGTTTGAACCGTTAAATAGGGAAATTACCCGGAAAATCGTGGATATCCAGTGGAAGGAAATCCAACACCGACTCGCAGAGTCCGGTATTGAGATCGATGCCACAAAAGAAGTGCTGGATTATCTGGGAGAGGTTGGTTTTGATCCCCAGTTTGGGGCGAGGCCACTTAAAAGGACCATGCAGCGATTAGTGCTTAATGAGCTCTCCAAGCAGATCCTGAGCGGCTATATTAAAAATGATGCAGCCGTATTGGTGGACTTGGATGCCGATAAGCAGGTTTATTTTAAGAATGTCGAAGATGTGGAAGTGTGA
- a CDS encoding N-acetylglucosamine kinase, with translation MILIADSGSSKTDWRGIDRDGNVSQFRGVGFNPYYQTPEEMATELNDEFLLKLKEEVVAIYYYGAGCSTPENKKGVATALGNLFGNATIKIDHDLLAAARATCGHEEGIACILGTGSNSCDYNGEKIIDSRPSPGFILGDEGGGTYIGKKFLQDFIHDEMPDVLKREVSERFQLTAQVIQDNVYRKPFPGRYMASFCRFITEHISNPYCYLLYYNAFQDFFKKHVIRYENYHKKKVSFVGSVAFYNSDILRKAAADMQIHVHLVLESPIAGLTLYHKENL, from the coding sequence ATGATATTAATAGCAGACAGTGGATCAAGTAAGACGGACTGGCGAGGAATCGACAGGGACGGCAACGTCAGCCAATTCAGGGGAGTGGGATTTAATCCCTATTACCAGACACCCGAGGAAATGGCTACAGAGCTGAATGATGAATTTTTATTGAAGCTCAAAGAAGAGGTAGTGGCTATTTATTATTATGGAGCAGGATGCTCCACTCCCGAAAATAAAAAAGGAGTGGCCACTGCATTGGGCAATCTATTTGGAAATGCCACTATAAAAATAGACCATGATCTCTTGGCGGCGGCTCGGGCAACCTGCGGACATGAGGAAGGCATCGCCTGTATTCTTGGTACCGGTTCTAATAGTTGTGATTATAATGGTGAAAAAATCATTGACTCTAGGCCTTCACCGGGTTTTATATTAGGGGATGAAGGAGGCGGTACCTATATTGGTAAGAAGTTTCTGCAAGATTTTATTCATGATGAAATGCCAGATGTGCTTAAGCGTGAAGTGTCCGAACGGTTTCAGCTCACAGCGCAGGTGATACAAGATAACGTTTACAGGAAGCCATTTCCGGGAAGGTATATGGCAAGTTTCTGCCGGTTTATCACAGAACATATTTCCAATCCATACTGTTACCTGCTGTATTATAATGCTTTTCAGGATTTCTTTAAGAAGCATGTGATCAGGTATGAAAATTACCATAAAAAAAAGGTAAGCTTCGTAGGGTCTGTGGCGTTTTATAATAGCGACATTCTAAGAAAAGCCGCAGCTGATATGCAGATTCATGTTCATTTAGTCTTGGAAAGTCCTATTGCGGGATTGACATTATACCATAAAGAAAACCTATGA
- a CDS encoding cytochrome b5 domain-containing protein, which produces MKAYSRQQLALRNGQDKPEIWVAFKGKIYDVSRSRLWKNGKHYEHWAGQDLTDELVDAPHTANVFDKFEPIGQLIDQ; this is translated from the coding sequence ATGAAGGCTTATAGCAGACAACAACTGGCCTTGAGAAATGGTCAGGACAAACCTGAAATCTGGGTGGCATTTAAAGGGAAAATTTATGATGTGTCCCGATCCAGGCTATGGAAGAATGGGAAACATTATGAACATTGGGCTGGGCAGGACTTGACCGATGAGCTGGTAGATGCTCCGCATACCGCCAATGTATTTGACAAATTTGAGCCGATTGGCCAATTGATAGATCAATGA
- a CDS encoding formimidoylglutamase has translation MDLKLFFDPVPESITQHAYAHNSFFKHINFHGELFPDLKGIQIAIIGLEEVRGTDDTESVDQAAHEVRKRLYQLKRGLAHYKIADLGNLRSGVDLKETYIRIKTVGEELMKKQILPIYIGGTHDLDMGQYLSYEGMKKLVSMLTVDAKIDMDDEGRPFEVHSQDIILHQPNFLFNYTQLAYQSFLTDRDLVNVMEKLYFDHVRLGQLRDNFKEVEPLIRNADLLSFDICAVQSADAPGACDAQPFGLTAEEACQICWFAGMNEKLSSLGLYGYQPHYDDRRYKTASVMATMVWYFIEGFYHRKDSLSFKSNDYTKYTVSLDSKPSTIVFYKSKLSAKWWMEVPQTGKEKFERDTIIPCSYQDYQTAQRGEVPDRWVNAQLKLY, from the coding sequence ATGGACCTTAAGCTATTCTTTGACCCTGTTCCAGAATCCATTACGCAACATGCATATGCGCACAACTCCTTTTTTAAACATATCAATTTCCATGGGGAGCTGTTTCCTGATCTAAAAGGAATACAGATCGCCATCATTGGGCTGGAAGAAGTGCGGGGGACGGATGATACGGAATCCGTTGACCAAGCGGCACATGAAGTACGGAAACGGCTTTATCAGCTTAAGCGCGGCTTGGCCCATTACAAGATAGCTGATTTGGGCAATCTCCGCAGTGGTGTTGACCTCAAGGAAACGTATATTCGGATCAAGACAGTTGGTGAAGAACTGATGAAGAAGCAGATCCTTCCCATTTATATCGGTGGTACCCATGATTTGGATATGGGCCAATACCTCTCATATGAGGGAATGAAAAAACTGGTTAGCATGCTTACAGTTGATGCGAAGATCGATATGGATGATGAGGGCAGGCCGTTTGAGGTCCACTCCCAGGACATTATTCTGCATCAGCCTAATTTTTTGTTTAACTATACACAGCTGGCTTACCAGAGCTTTTTGACAGACCGGGATCTGGTTAATGTCATGGAAAAATTGTATTTTGATCATGTGAGACTGGGGCAATTGAGGGATAATTTCAAAGAGGTAGAGCCACTCATCCGTAATGCCGACCTGCTGAGCTTTGATATCTGCGCCGTCCAATCAGCCGATGCTCCCGGGGCTTGTGATGCACAGCCATTTGGACTTACGGCGGAGGAAGCGTGCCAGATTTGTTGGTTTGCAGGTATGAATGAGAAGCTCAGCTCTTTGGGGCTTTATGGCTATCAACCTCACTATGATGACCGCAGATATAAGACAGCCTCCGTGATGGCAACGATGGTGTGGTATTTTATCGAGGGATTTTACCACCGCAAGGACAGTTTGTCTTTTAAGAGTAATGATTATACCAAATACACCGTTTCGCTGGATTCTAAGCCATCTACGATCGTTTTCTACAAGAGCAAACTAAGTGCAAAATGGTGGATGGAAGTGCCTCAGACGGGGAAGGAGAAATTTGAGCGGGATACCATCATTCCTTGTAGCTACCAGGATTACCAAACTGCCCAAAGAGGTGAAGTACCCGACAGGTGGGTCAATGCCCAGCTAAAGTTATACTGA
- a CDS encoding porin family protein, producing the protein MKKLLLLGLFAMTVTFAQAQSEGDIRLQIGGDYAFDAEDFGLNFGGEYLITDQISAAPNFTIYFPEGGNASTLNIDARYYFTRDLLQWYGLLGFTNNWYSAEFMGVKATSSTAGANIGAGGVLKFTDNLAFNPELKYQAMNGGQAVFRFGLVYFLP; encoded by the coding sequence ATGAAAAAACTATTATTATTAGGACTGTTTGCCATGACAGTTACTTTCGCACAGGCCCAAAGTGAGGGCGACATCAGACTGCAAATTGGTGGTGATTATGCATTTGACGCTGAAGATTTCGGGTTGAATTTCGGGGGAGAATACCTAATAACCGACCAAATTTCAGCTGCTCCGAACTTTACGATTTACTTTCCAGAAGGAGGAAATGCCAGTACCCTGAACATCGACGCTCGGTATTATTTTACCAGAGATCTCCTCCAATGGTATGGCCTTTTAGGTTTTACCAATAACTGGTACTCAGCAGAATTCATGGGGGTAAAGGCAACAAGCAGTACTGCTGGTGCCAATATCGGTGCCGGTGGTGTCCTGAAATTTACGGATAACCTGGCATTTAATCCTGAATTAAAATACCAGGCCATGAACGGCGGCCAAGCGGTATTCCGCTTTGGCTTGGTTTATTTCTTGCCATAA